One segment of Brassica napus cultivar Da-Ae chromosome C3, Da-Ae, whole genome shotgun sequence DNA contains the following:
- the LOC106357513 gene encoding chaperonin 60 subunit beta 2, chloroplastic-like: MISEKNITAARGGRGRDFNKDGSTIKKLQTGVNKLADLVGFTLGPKGRNVVLESKYGSPKIVNDGVTVAREVELEDPVENIGAKLVRQAAAKTNDLAGDGTTTSVVLAQGFIAEGVKVCTFFFHLPSDVNSKEQYNSLKVQTLY; the protein is encoded by the exons ATGATTTCTGAAAAGAACATAACAGCAGCAAGGGGTGGTCGAGGAAGA GATTTCAACAAAGATGGTTCCACCATAAAGAAACTTCAA ACTGGTGTTAACAAGCTAGCCGACCTTGTTGGTTTCACACTTGGACCAAAAGGGAGAAACGTTGTTCTTGAGAGCAAGTATGGATCTCCAAAAATTGTTAATGACGGTGTCACTGTTGCTAGAGAG GTCGAGTTGGAGGACCCGGTTGAGAACATTGGTGCAAAGCTTGTAAGGCAAGCAGCTGCAAAGACCAATGACTTGGCTGGTGACGGTACAACCACATCTGTTGTTCTTGCACAGGGTTTTATTGCTGAGGGTGTCAAGGTTTGTACATTCTTCTTTCACCTTCCCTCTGATGTAAACTCAAAAGAACAGTATAATAGTCTGAAGGTGCAAACCCTGTATTGA
- the LOC106384298 gene encoding uncharacterized protein LOC106384298 → SKTRLVTGCFKEPTYVLMRVLLCKIQCPSFICFSKPSPHIYTSGSQRLESTPPQVSFSTTTVVEANDDHYVDGLLNEVREEDCGTEEEEEEEEQGQCHGEILKSSLKKEALDERMEKKQVQWVDVMGKELAEIREFESSEEDDIRYDGDKSCVCIIL, encoded by the exons TCAAAGACAAGATTGGTGACTGGGTGTTTCAAAGAACCAACCTATGTTTTGATGAGGGTTTTGCTGTGTAAGATCCAATGCCCTTCTTTCATCTGCTTCTCTAAGCCTTCTCCTCACATCTACACATCAGGCTCGCAGAGATTGGAGAGCACGCCTCCTCAAGTGTCTTTTTCCACTACTACGGTTGTTGAGGCCAATGATGATCATTATGTTGATGGTTTGTTGAATGAGGTTAGAGAAGAAGATTGTGgtacagaagaagaagaagaagaagaagagcaaggtCAATGTCATGGGGAGATCTTGAAAAGCAGTCTCAAGAAGGAGGCTTTAGATGAGAGAATGGAGAAGAAGCAGGTACAGTGGGTGGATGTGATGGGGAAAGAACTTGCTGAGATCCGTGAATTCGAGTCTAG TGAAGAAGACGATATCAGATATGATGGTGATAAAAGCTGTGTTTGCATCATTCTGTGA